The sequence below is a genomic window from Acidobacteriota bacterium.
TCCCACGGGCGCTGGATGAGCCGTCCGCTCGGCGTGTAGTAGCGCGCGGTGGTCAATGCCAGACCGGCTCCCTCACTGATGCGGTAGACCGACTGCACGAGCGCCTTGCCAAACGTCGTCTCGCCGACGATGACCGCGCGATCGTGATCCTGAAGGGCACCGCTCACAATCTCGGCGGCGCTCGCGCTGCTGCGGTTTGCTATCACCACCAGCGGCACGTCGGCGTACTCGCTCTTGTTGGCGGCGCGGAAGTCCTGATCGGAATTCGGCACGCGGCCGCGGGTGTAGACCACCATCTGGCCGGGCAGGAGGAACTTGCTCGATACCTTGATGGCCTGATCCAGCGGCCCGCCGGGATTGCCGCGCAGATCGAGCATCAACCGCTTCATGCCCTTGTCTTTGAGCGCCTTGAGCGTCGACGTCAGGTCGTTGTCGGTCTGCTGGGCGAAATCCTGCAGGCGGATGTACCCGGTGGTCTCATCGATCATGAACGAGGCGGGTATCGTCGGGATGTTGATCTCGTCGCGCGGCACGTCGAGTTCGATCAACTGGTCGAAGCCCCGGCGCTTGAGCGAGATATGCACAAGCGTGCCCTTGGGGCCCCGCATCCGGCGGGACGCCTGCTGGCTGGTCCACCCTTTGGCGCTGTCGCCGTCCACTCTTGCGATGATGTCCCCGCGGCGTACGCCCTTCTTGTAGGCGGGCGATCCCTCGAACAGGGACACGGCGGTGACGTCACCATCGATCGTCTGGATCGTGATGCCAAGGCCGAAATACCGCCCACCCTGCCGCTCCTGCATCTGCGCATAGGTTTGCGGATCGAGGAACGTCGAGTGCGGATCCAGCGTCTGCAGCATGCCCGAGATGGAGTTGTAGACCACGCGGTCAGTCGGCGTCTTCTCGACGTAGTTGGTCTCGATGAGCCGAACGGCGGTCGTATAGGCGCGATAGCGCTCGGGCAACCGCTCCTGGCTTGCGACCGTGGTTCGGCCCACCAGGCCGCCAGCCACGGCCGACACGACGAGCACCGACGACACCAACGCCACCAAACGAGCTGTCCGCATGGGGAAATCGTACCAGATAACTGCTGGAGCGGCAACGAGTTCGCCAGGGTCAGATTCCCCGGCGTCCTTGACCGTTCGGACGCATGGTTCCTATAATTGACTGGGTTCTCTTGCGATCCTCATTCCCGAGACCCGTGGGGTTCGGCCGGCCAGTCGCTGGTCGTCCGAGGCCGGGTATGCGGCGCAGGAACCTATTGGAGCTGTTATGGGTCCCATCGGCATGCCGGAACTAATCGTCATCCTGGTCATCGCGCTGATCATCTTCGGACCGCGCAAGCTGCCCGAACTCGGCCGATCGCTTGGAAAGAGCATCGCCGAGTTCAAGCGCGCCTCGAACGAGCTGAAGAACACACTCGAAGAGGAAATCCGCGTCGAGGACGGGAAGGCGGCGTCAGCCGCCAGGCAGGTGCCCCCCGCCGAGCACGCCACACCGCCGTCGGCGCCGCCACCGTCCGGTCAGGCCAACTAAGTCGCCCGGGCGCTGATCGATGGATTTTCCGTTTCGCCACAAGCAGCCGGCCGAGATCGGCCCGCCTCGATCCTCCCTACCCGCGTCAGTTGATCCGGATGATGCCGACGATGATGGTGCGGGGAAGATGTCGTTTCTTGAGCATCTGGACGAACTCCGGAAGCGCCTGACGGTGTCGGCGATCGCGCTTGCCGTGGGAGTGCTGATCGCGTTCTTGTTCATTGACCGCATCTTCGACTTCATCATGCTGCCGCTCGCCAGCGCGATGCCGAAGGGGTCGAGCCTGGTCGCCACCGAGCCGACCGAATTCTTCATGCTGTACATGAAGATCGCCCTGCTGGCCGGCGTCGTCATCGCCGCGCCTGCGATCACCTGGCAGTTGTGGCTGTTTGTCGCGCCCGGGCTCTACGCGAAGGAGAAACGCTTCGCGGTACCGTTTATTGTGCTGGCCTCGGTGTGCTTCGTGCTCGGCGCCGCCTTCTCCCACTACTACATCTTCCCGGTGGCGTGGAAATTCCTGGCCAATTTCAAGCCCGAGTACACGCTCTTCATGCCGAAGGTTGAGGCGGTGTTTTCGCTGTACTCGATGTTGCTGCTCGCTACGGGCATCGTCTTCGAGATGCCGGCGGTCATCCTGGTGCTGGCGCGCATGGGCCTGGTGACGCCGGGGTTTCTGTGGCGCAAACTCAAGTACTCGATCCTGATCATCTTCATCGTCGCGGCCGTCATCACGCCGACTGGCGATATGGTGACGCAGTCACTCGTGGCCGCTCCGATGATCGGGCTCTACTTCATCAGCATCATCATCGCCTGGGTCTTCGGCAAGAAGCGGGAGCAGGAACCCGCCGACACCGACTGACATCCTCCTTCTTGCTTCTTGGGCGCAGCCCGGTGCCTGCGGGACGACGGTTCCTCCGCGTCCCCGCTCACGCGCACCAAGACGCACCTTGCCCTCACGGCACGTTTTGCAGACTGACGCCCTTCGACTTCGCTCCCTTCGACAGGCTCAGGGAGCCCCGAGCAAGGTCGAGGGGCTCAGGGCTTCGCTGTCGGCTTGGTTCGAGGGGCCGCTTCGGAAGCCGCCCTCCCACCGGCACGAGCGCCCGCCCGTTCGGTCTCTCGTGTCTTCCGCCTACCGGCTACCGACTACTGTCTACCGGTGTCTGTTGTATGCTTCCGCCGTGGCGATTCGCAAATCGGCCGCTTCGGAGGTTCGCCTGTTTATCGAGCACCTGAGCGACGCCGACCCGCCGACGCGGGAGGCGGCTCTGGCTCGCCTCAGTGTGGCGGGCGTCCGTGCGGTGCCGCACCTGCTCGATGCCCTCGATTCGACGACGTCTCCGGTTGCGCGGGCCATGGTGCTGAAAGGTCTCGAAGCCACGGGCGACAGGCGCGGCATTGATGCGGCGCTCGGCGTGCTGCACTCGCGTGCCACGGACCCCAAGGTGGCCTCGGCCGCCGTTCGACTGCTCGGCAGCCACCTGGACGCGGCGGAAACCGATCGCGCGCTCGATGCGCTGAGCGCGATTGTGCTGGACCCGGCGTACCAACAGGCCCTCCGCCTCGAGGCGTTTGCCGAACTCGAGCGCATGCCCGCACGGCTGATTGCGCCCATCCGAAAGTGGCTCGCGGCTGATCCGGACGAAGCGGTCCGACGCCGCGCGACCGCCCAGGGCACGTCTGGCGCGACGCCCGACGATCGGCTGGCGCAGCTTGACCTGGTCGCCAGCGGCCATCCCACCGATCCGACGGCGCTGAGGCAGTGGGTGCAGGAGGCGGCGCAGGACGCGTCACTGTCCACGTTGCATCGGCTGGTGGAGGTGGCTTGCGCGCGGGAAGAGCAGGCACCGTCGGCGGCAGATCGTGATGAATGGCGCGCGGCGCGCGGCGTGATCCACTTGGCGCTGGCGACACGCGCCAGCCGCGTGGCGATTTACGACCTGCGCGAATCGCTCGCGCAGACCGCCTTACCGCTGTCTGAGGATTTCGTGTCGGCGCTGCGCCTGGTGGGCGATGCGACTTGTCTCGAACCCATCGTGGCGGCAATCGCCCGGATGCCCATCGACATCGAGACGCGGGATCACCGGATCCACGACAGTTTGGTTGACGCCGGCCGGGCCATTGTCGAACGCGAAGGATTGACCCGGCGGCACGCAGCTGTGAAGAAGATCCTGAAAACCTGGCCTGACGCGGGCGCGTTGCTGTTCGCGCCGCCCGCCCTTCCCCAGTGCTTCGACTCGCGATAACGGTCGCGTATGCTTGCGAAGCGATCCAGTGAGAGATGCTCGCTCAGCACTGAGTCCTGAGTGAATAAACTCGTGGCCGAATTTATGAATCGAAGGACTCAGTAGGACTTCGCGAACCAGGCGTCCGCCACCGCTGGCTTGCCGCACTTGATGCACGTGGCGCTGGCCGGCCCGCCTTCCATCGGCAGGTTGCGGATGGTTGCCTGTGTCTCCGTCTTGATTTCGGCCTCGCACGCGTCGGTGCCGCACCACGGCGACACGACGAACCCGGGGCGACCGTCCATGATCTGCTTGAACTCGTCGTACGAGGTCGTCTCGGTGGTGTGATCGCGCTGGAACGCCAGTGCCCGATCAAACAGATTCTGCTGGATCGCATCGAGCAGGTCCTTGACGCGACCCGTGAGTCCATCCATCGGGGTCGGGATCTTCTCGCGTGTGTCGCGCCGGGCGAGCATCACCTGCTGTTTCTCGATGTCCTTCGGCCCGATTTCGAGCCGCAGCGGCACACCGCGCAGCTCCCACTCCGAAAACTTCCAGCCCGGCGTGTACGCATCGCGGTCGTCGAGCATCACGCGCATCCCGTTGGCGATCAGGGCCGCCTTGATCTCCTGCGCTCGAGGCAGGACGGTCTCGCGCCAGTTTCCGCGAGGGATCGGCACGATGACCACCTGGTACGGCGCCACACGCGGCGGCAGCACCAGGCCCGTCTCGTCACCATGCGTCATGATCACGCCGCCGATCAGCCGGGTCGACACACCCCAGGACGTGCCCCAGATGTACTGCAGCGACTTGTCGCGCGCTTGAAACTTTATGTCGAACGCCTTGGCGAAATTCTGGCCGAGGTTGTGAGAGGTGCCGGCCTGCAGCGCACGCCCGTCGCCCATCAGGGCCTCGATCGAGTACGTGCGCGACGCCCCGGCGAACTTCTCGCTCTCCGACTTGCGCCCGGCCATCACCGGCATGGCTAGCTCGGTCTCGCAGAACTCCTTGTAGAGCGCCAGGATCTTCAGCGTCTCCTCTTCGGCCTCTTCCGCGGTCTCGTGCGCCGTGTGGCCTTCCTGCCACAGGAATTCGGTCGTGCGGAGAAACAGCCGCGTCACCTTTTCCCAGCGCACGATGTTGGCCCACTGGTTGATCAGAACGGGCAGGTCCCGCCACGACTTGATCCACTTCGCGTACATGGTTCCGATGATGGCTTCCGACGTCGGACGCAGCACCAGCGGCTCGTCGAGTTCCTCGGTCCCGCCTTTGGTCACCCAGGCCACCTGCGGGGCGAACCCCGCGACGTGCTCCGCCTCCTTCATCAGGAGGCTCTTGGGAATCAGCAGCGGGAAGTACGCGTTGACATGGCCCGTAGCCTTGAAACGATCGTCGAGACCACGCTGGATGAGTTCCCAGACGGCATAGCCGTAGGGCCTGATCACCATGCAGCCCTTGACCGGTGAGTAGTCGGCCATCTCGGCACGACGGACCAGATCCGTGTACCACCTGGAGAAATCCTCCGACCGTGGCGTGATCGCCGTGATGAACTGTTCCTTCTTGTCGTCTTTCTCGGCCATCTTTGTGGGTCCTGCTGAAAAGCGGCAAAGGCCGCCACCTTGGCGGCCTCGTCCGGCAATTTCTCCCGTAGATGTTATCCTACCATTGACGGCACAGCGCCCGGGATACCCGGGACGCGCCCGGATTCGGCCATGTCATCACCGATTCGCATTGATGTCGCGACCCCGTCGCGTTCGTACCCCGTGCTGGTGGGATCGGGCCTCCTCCCGCAGTTGCGGCGCGCGCTTGACGAAGCCGGGTGCGGAACCCGCCGGTTCCTGGTGTCGAACCAGACCGTCTGGCGTTTCTGGGGCGACGCGGTTCGCGAGGCGTTACCTGACGCCGAAGCGGTGATGGTGCCCGACGGCGAGCGCTTCAAGATCCTGCCGACCGTGGCGAGGATCTACGACACCCTGCAGCGCGCCGGCGCGGATCGGTCCGCCGTCCTCATCACGGTCGGCGGCGGCGTGGTCGGCGACATGGGCGGCTTCGCAGCCGCCACCTATATGCGCGGCATCACCCTGGTGCACGTGCCGACGACCCTGCTGGCCCAGGTCGATGCATCGGTCGGCGGCAAGGTTGGCGTCAATCTGCCGGGAGGCAAGAATCTTGTCGGTGCGTTCCATCAGCCGGCGCTCGTGCTGACCGATCCGGAGGTCCTGCAGACGCTGCCGCGCCGGGAGTTCCGCGCCGGGATCTACGAAGTCATCAAGTACGGTGTCGCGTGCAGCCGGGACCTGTTCGTGCGGTTGCAGGGGGGCCTGGGTCCGATTTCCAGGCGCGATGCGGCCACGCTGACGCCCGTGATTGCCGACTGTTGCCGGATCAAGGCGGAGATCGTCGGGAGAGACGAGCGCGAGGCGGGCCCCCGCAGGATTCTGAATTTCGGCCACACGGCCGGGCACGCGCTCGAGGCGCTGACGCGCTACCGTCGTTTCCTGCACGGCGAGGCGGTGGCGTACGGCATGCTGGTCGCCGCGGAACTGGCGCTCGCCAGGGGACTGATGAGCGCCGATGACCGTGACGCGCTCGCGAGCCTGATCGTTCAGCTTGGGCCGTTACCTCCCCTCGGGGATCTCGCAGCTCCCGCGACGATCGAGCAGATGCGGCGGGACAAGAAAGTCCACGAAGGACGCCTGCACATGGTCCTTCCCGCCGCGATTGGATCAGCCAGCATTGTGGATGATGTGACTGACGACGAACTGATGCGGGCGCTGACCGGTGTCGGTCTCGCGGAATCGGCCTAGCGCAGCCAGCCCGGGGGCACGCCAGCCCGCCGGGCTTCTTCCTCGATCGACGCCAGCTGTTTCTCGAGTTCCTGCTGTTCTTTCGTGAGCCGATCCAGCTCATTCAGCGCGCGCTGTCGGTCAGCGGCAATCAGGGCCCGCTGCGCGGGATCGTCACGCGCGGTGAAATCGGCCCACAACCCGTTGATGCGGCTCTGGAGGGCATCGAGGTACACGCGGTTGCGATCGCGCTGGTCGCGAGCATCGCCGATCCGCTTGCGCCAGTACTCAGGGGTTTTCGTGGGGTCTGGTTCGGGCGTCGCGGGCGTGGTCCCGGTGGCCGCTAGCGCGTCAGCCGCCAGACTGGCCGACTGGTTGGGGGCGGGTTTGGGCACCATGGGCACGGGCCCTGGCGGCGTTGGAATCGTTTCTCCGGGGATCTGCACGAGACTGTCGTTCGTATAGAGCTTGACCGGGGCCTTGATGGCCTTCCGGCGGGCCTCCTCCTGACGCGCGAGGTCTCCCAACGATTGGGCGGATGCCGGACGCGCCCCGGCACAGAGGGCAGCCACAACCCCGATTCCAATCACCAATCGAAAACGCCAGGTCATCCTCATCCCTGCCTTGATCGCCCTCGTGCTTCGACTCGCCACTGCGGGTGCGTCTGCTGGTGAGGCGATCCGGTCACAACTGCTCGCTCAGCACTAAGTCCTGACTGGATGAACTCGTCACCGAATTCGTGGATCGTAGGACTTAGCGGCCAGGAGACACTCCCACCCTCTCTCCATTATCGGTCGAATCCATGGCTGTGATTACCCTTTGACCGGAGTTCTCTGCGCACCACCCGACCTTCGGCCGCCGTCTGCCAGCCACGCAAGCTCAGGGTCCGGGCTCTGCCTGGCGGCCCTACCGGATCTCCCGCCACGCGACAACCTGAGGCGGCTGGTCCCCTGCCGGAGAACGGCTCACCGTCACGGTCACAACCCGGTGGGCCGCGCGGATGCCAAAGCCTTCGGCGCGAACGACGATGACGCCGGCGCCAGGCCGACGCGTGCCATCAGCTGCCGGCTGGCTGTCGCGTAAGGGATCTCCGTCCAGTTCCGCCGGGTCATCGCCAACCCAGACGATCACCTCGCACGGAGGCGGCGCGGAATCAGTCGACACGAATTGATCCAGTCGCCGGTGCCCAAACACCTGCCAGCGCGGATTGTTCGGACCCCACGGCCGATCAGTCGTGAAGGCGTCCAGTTCGGCATTCGTGCAGACGGCAGTGTGCCCGCAGTTGGCGACGTTGGTGAGGCTTCGCACGTCGGCCTGCGTGCCGTCCGGAAGGAGCAGGCGTGCATCGGTGCTGGATTGGAGGATGGCGGACCGGACCTGCCCCGAGAGCACCAGGTTCCAATCCGCGATGCCGTTGAGTTCGTGGATCGCGATGGCCAGACCGGCTTCAGCCGCATACGCGCTACTGAGCGACGCCTCGTGTGCCGACGCGATGGCCGGTTCCAGACTGGTCGTGAGCGCGAGGCCCAGGCCGACCACCGAGACCAGCATCAGGATGGCCAACACCGCGATGAGCGCCGCACCACTCTGAGCGTTCCGATCGGTCTCGCCGGTCTGGCCGCCGCGTGTATTATCATCTGCGCATCGATCGCGGAGCCACATCGGATGTCACCTCGAGATCAGGGACCAGCCGCGACCAGTCGCGCGACAGGCCGGGATTGCTGAACCACGTGGCTGACGGGCCCCGCACGCTGGCCGACTGCGCCTGCATTCTGAGCGTGACCCGCACAAGTCGTATCCGAAGCAGGTCCGCGTCGTATCGGTTTACCGAATTGGGGTCGGGGCACCACGGGCCATCGGCAAGCGCCGACAGCGGCAGCGGTGCCAGCCCCGACGCGCCAGCCGACAACGTCTCCAATCTCGCCACGTGATGGTCCCCGTCAACGGCGAACGTGCAGTTTTCACCGGCCGGCCACGCGTCGAGGGGATTGTCGATGCCCACGGGCGGAGGCATCGGGCCGTATGAGACCGTCCGCCGCACCGGGTCATCCGGACTGATGACGACCGGAGGCGCCGGGTCGCCGAAGTACTGAAACGACAACGACACAGCGTGATCGACGACCGGGAAACTGGATCCTCCGCCATCGGCGCGGCGCAGTTGCGCGATCCCCGTCGCCGATTCCACGGCGAGGTAGTAGCTCCTCGCGCTGACCTCGCCGACCAGCGCTCCGGCCGCATACGGCCCCGACAACCGGCTCTGGGCATGCGTCACCTGCCCGCCATCAGGCGAGATGGTCGTGGCCGTAAACAGGTCGAAGGCCGACGTGCCGTCGACGATAAGCATCACGCTGCCGGCGTGAAGCCGGCACGCCGCACGATCCAGACTGCACGCCGATGCCGGCACGATCCGAATCGGCGACGCAAGATCGTCCACGGCAGCATCCGTGAGTGCCTGAGGTGCCGACGACGCCATCGACAGGATGGTGATGCTGTCGGCCCTCGCGCACCCGCCCACGACCGACGACAGGGACGAGCCGGTCCATCGACAGGGCAACACCGCGGGCCACGTCAACGCCGCTCGTGCGCCCCATCCCAGGCTGAACCCGCCGCCGGCCGCGGTGAGATCGGACCTGAGCGCGTCGATGGCCACGCGGACACGCTGTTGAAGATCGGCTGCTTCCGGCAGCGAATGAAACGCGCCGGTGGCGGGCATGACGAGCGTCACCGCCAGGCTCACGGCTATCAACGTCACCGCCGCGGCGACCATGAACTCAACGAGCGTGAATCCGCCAGCCCGCTTTACCACGTCTCACCCGATCGCACCGTGGCGAGCCTGACTGTTCCGGCGGCGTCACCGCACTCGCCGGCGCGTGCCGCCACGCGGCGGCACGGCGAGACGGCGACGTGGATCAGGTTGAGCGACGTGTCGGCCGCGAGCGGGCTGATCGCCCAGCGGCGCACGTAGACCGCGCCACGCGCCTCCGCTCCCGTGCCCACAACCACGCCGGCCGCATCGAGGTACTCGACGAAACCGGGTTCGTCGTGGCTCACGGCGTCGGGCGACGACTGCGACAGCGCTCGGGGCGCGAGGGACAACTCCTCCAGTTTCTGTGCCGCCAGGATAGCCGCGATGGTTCGCTCGCGCGTTGATGTGATCGTCCGAACGGCGACCGACGCCAGCCCGGCAAGTGACACCACCGCTGTTGTGAGAATGGCGATCGCCACTACCGCTTCAATCAGGGTCGATCCGGTGTCATCGAGTGCGCGTCTCACGCAGATGGACGATGCAATCCGGGATCCAGACACCGCTTTCAATCCGCCGACGCCGCGCGCGATGCATAACGCCCATAGAAATGGGTCCTGCGCCCGAAGTCAACGTGAAC
It includes:
- the aroB gene encoding 3-dehydroquinate synthase; protein product: MSSPIRIDVATPSRSYPVLVGSGLLPQLRRALDEAGCGTRRFLVSNQTVWRFWGDAVREALPDAEAVMVPDGERFKILPTVARIYDTLQRAGADRSAVLITVGGGVVGDMGGFAAATYMRGITLVHVPTTLLAQVDASVGGKVGVNLPGGKNLVGAFHQPALVLTDPEVLQTLPRREFRAGIYEVIKYGVACSRDLFVRLQGGLGPISRRDAATLTPVIADCCRIKAEIVGRDEREAGPRRILNFGHTAGHALEALTRYRRFLHGEAVAYGMLVAAELALARGLMSADDRDALASLIVQLGPLPPLGDLAAPATIEQMRRDKKVHEGRLHMVLPAAIGSASIVDDVTDDELMRALTGVGLAESA
- a CDS encoding S41 family peptidase; the encoded protein is MRTARLVALVSSVLVVSAVAGGLVGRTTVASQERLPERYRAYTTAVRLIETNYVEKTPTDRVVYNSISGMLQTLDPHSTFLDPQTYAQMQERQGGRYFGLGITIQTIDGDVTAVSLFEGSPAYKKGVRRGDIIARVDGDSAKGWTSQQASRRMRGPKGTLVHISLKRRGFDQLIELDVPRDEINIPTIPASFMIDETTGYIRLQDFAQQTDNDLTSTLKALKDKGMKRLMLDLRGNPGGPLDQAIKVSSKFLLPGQMVVYTRGRVPNSDQDFRAANKSEYADVPLVVIANRSSASAAEIVSGALQDHDRAVIVGETTFGKALVQSVYRISEGAGLALTTARYYTPSGRLIQRPWDGTFDEYLNYGLKDQSVEREHAPAQLRYTDSGRKVYGGGGVEPDHRLEGPIEGFNPSRFGRTLYARQTFSSYAQKFSAVGDTRIAAASHDRKFVARDFVVDAVMVEDFRQYLQAEHIKIDEAAFAQDLVFIKSMMRYEIDLNLWTVSDARRQLIATDPQAQLALGLFPEAERLARMARVKSTPGEK
- the proS gene encoding proline--tRNA ligase is translated as MAEKDDKKEQFITAITPRSEDFSRWYTDLVRRAEMADYSPVKGCMVIRPYGYAVWELIQRGLDDRFKATGHVNAYFPLLIPKSLLMKEAEHVAGFAPQVAWVTKGGTEELDEPLVLRPTSEAIIGTMYAKWIKSWRDLPVLINQWANIVRWEKVTRLFLRTTEFLWQEGHTAHETAEEAEEETLKILALYKEFCETELAMPVMAGRKSESEKFAGASRTYSIEALMGDGRALQAGTSHNLGQNFAKAFDIKFQARDKSLQYIWGTSWGVSTRLIGGVIMTHGDETGLVLPPRVAPYQVVIVPIPRGNWRETVLPRAQEIKAALIANGMRVMLDDRDAYTPGWKFSEWELRGVPLRLEIGPKDIEKQQVMLARRDTREKIPTPMDGLTGRVKDLLDAIQQNLFDRALAFQRDHTTETTSYDEFKQIMDGRPGFVVSPWCGTDACEAEIKTETQATIRNLPMEGGPASATCIKCGKPAVADAWFAKSY
- the tatC gene encoding twin-arginine translocase subunit TatC — encoded protein: MDFPFRHKQPAEIGPPRSSLPASVDPDDADDDGAGKMSFLEHLDELRKRLTVSAIALAVGVLIAFLFIDRIFDFIMLPLASAMPKGSSLVATEPTEFFMLYMKIALLAGVVIAAPAITWQLWLFVAPGLYAKEKRFAVPFIVLASVCFVLGAAFSHYYIFPVAWKFLANFKPEYTLFMPKVEAVFSLYSMLLLATGIVFEMPAVILVLARMGLVTPGFLWRKLKYSILIIFIVAAVITPTGDMVTQSLVAAPMIGLYFISIIIAWVFGKKREQEPADTD
- a CDS encoding pilus assembly PilX N-terminal domain-containing protein, which codes for MWLRDRCADDNTRGGQTGETDRNAQSGAALIAVLAILMLVSVVGLGLALTTSLEPAIASAHEASLSSAYAAEAGLAIAIHELNGIADWNLVLSGQVRSAILQSSTDARLLLPDGTQADVRSLTNVANCGHTAVCTNAELDAFTTDRPWGPNNPRWQVFGHRRLDQFVSTDSAPPPCEVIVWVGDDPAELDGDPLRDSQPAADGTRRPGAGVIVVRAEGFGIRAAHRVVTVTVSRSPAGDQPPQVVAWREIR
- a CDS encoding TatA/E family twin arginine-targeting protein translocase, whose protein sequence is MGPIGMPELIVILVIALIIFGPRKLPELGRSLGKSIAEFKRASNELKNTLEEEIRVEDGKAASAARQVPPAEHATPPSAPPPSGQAN